Proteins co-encoded in one Gossypium arboreum isolate Shixiya-1 chromosome 11, ASM2569848v2, whole genome shotgun sequence genomic window:
- the LOC108470874 gene encoding V-type proton ATPase subunit c2: MASTFSGDETAPFFGFLGAAAALVFSCMGAAYGTAKSGVGVASMGVMRPELVMKSIVPVVMAGVLGIYGLIIAVIISTGINPKAKSYYLFDGYAHLSSGLACGLAGLSAGMAIGIVGDAGVRANAQQPKLFVGMILILIFAEALALYGLIVGIILSSRAGQSRAE; the protein is encoded by the exons ATGGCGTCCACATTTAGCGGTGATGAAACTGCTCCTTTCTTCGGCTTCCTCGGAGCCGCCGCTGCCCTCGTTTTCTCCT GTATGGGTGCTGCGTACGGGACGGCGAAGAGCGGTGTCGGGGTGGCATCGATGGGAGTGATGAGGCCGGAGCTGGTGATGAAATCGATCGTGCCCGTTGTTATGGCTGGAGTTTTAGGTATTTATGGGTTGATTATTGCGGTTATTATCAGCACTGGGATTAACCCAAAGGCCAAATCTTACTACCTGTTCGATGGCTATGCTCATCTTTCCTCTGGTCTCGCTTGTGGCCTCGCCGGTCTCTCTGCCGGTATGGCCATTGGAATCGTCGGCGATGCTGGAGTTAG AGCCAATGCCCAACAACCAAAGCTTTTTGTTGGAATGATTCTTATTCTCATTTTTGCTGAGGCTTTGGCTCTCTATGGACTCATTGTCGGTATCATTCTCTCTTCCCGGGCTGGTCAATCCCGAGCAGAATAG